The Ostrea edulis chromosome 1, xbOstEdul1.1, whole genome shotgun sequence genomic sequence tttaatagaaaattaagtTCATTATCATTTACGACTAAATATAAACTGTCAGTTACTCAAAACAAACTATTGAATAGCCACGTCCTGGCTTTGATttctccgtagtcaaaatcaatgtgtcagacagcatttgacccaatgacatgttgtattggcaaactagatcatcatAATGGTCAtggaatttgctaaatgctgactttcaacgaAACTGTTGAAGCCCCTGTAACATCAGCTTGTATGCCAGTAACCTGTTTCGATTCAAAAACTTATCATATGCAGGACAAGCtattgtgtatcgaatcagttgagaaataccatatgcaggtgataatggaatattgctacatagatatggaaagttcacgatgaagaagctgaaatcatcccgtttgtcataaagttgagttgttaatgcGCTGTAAACAtctatgtacaataaaatatttaagtgcaaagcagatgtggaagagtCTGTGATGAcatttatttcgagtttactgggaTTTATTGACAagacgtcgtcgatatatctaaatgtcgagttgaaaaccacaacaagagattctttcttctcatgtagaagcttttagATTAATTCTGCCTCAAAGGAAtataaaacatgtcagctaacaaaggagcacaattcgtacccatgggaattccaaccccagagtacttgtgcatagaatcagagtggtgtttaacaaaatatatgtaatgtttTGAGTGACTGGTCAtgagatatgaatattttctacTTCCATTtatgttgaagaaacaactgtttatgatgtcgAAAGTCTAGTTAGTAATTGATCATGAGGAATGGCCGTGTAacgtcatacgttttgatgttttagatttgagaaaagtacgtgatttcaaatttactaaacgaCTGCAGTAAATATTACGTACACATAACATTTCGTCAGAAAGAACACATAAACCATGATTTTAAAACTGCCTACAACGGATTTAGAAACCATGAAAATAACTAGGAGGAAATTCTAAGTTGTATACAATTTCAAGTTATTTTCAAACTTCTAACAATATTCGAATTTGGATAAGTTTATAATGACGATCACTTGTGAAAATATCTTCTTGCTTatagggacatggacacgatttgagctgagaattttcaagttttatttttccatttttactgtTAAGAATACTTACattaaggtatttctaatggtgtGAATGTCCGTTGTCGAGGcatatgggagatacagagctcacatgTTCTTTGCTATGTAAagaaggctcgtgtcatgttttcaatacataggttaaatatacaagtaaaagttCGCTTAAAGTAggtttttcaatttacaagttatttCTAAACACGATTAAATAGTTTccagtgtttggcacatctcattttgttttaaacatgctattttctttTAAGCCATctacatgaaaacaaaaatatgacaCGAGCCttctttacataacaaagaattgcgagtgctgtatctcttgtaactcaacaacttaTATTCAAATTTCGGTTGactattagaaatactttaattaagcattgtaaaacataaaaatgacaaaacagtggggtttttttttcaaatttcagctcaaatcatggcAATGACctataaaaattgaaatgtgccaatctcattaaaattgaatttgcTGAAATATTGGGATCTAAATATtctatttattaatttttaggAAAATGGAACAAAACCACAGATGTTGCCATAAAGACACTGAAGCCAGGGACGATGTCAAAAGATGCTTTTCTGGAGGAAGCTAACATTATGAAACAGTGTAAGCATGACAAACTCGTCCGTCTGTATGCTTTTTGTACGGAGATAGAACCCATCTACATTGTCACCGAGCTGATGTCCAGGGGAAGTCTGCTCGACTTCCTCCGTGACGATGATGGACAGAACCTAAAATTCCGACAGCTGTTGGATATTGCAGCTCAGGTAGGTGACAGCATAGACTAGCTATGTTCATTTCCTGTCAAAATTCTTCAAACAACAAAAGGTATAGTGTCCCGGTTCTTAATAAGTAATTACTTGAAGTAGCATGGTAGATGTACTGTAGTTGCATGCCTCATACTTCTAGAGACGTCTAAAGAATCAAAGAAATTGAGTATTAAGTGCAGTACAGGGACACAagttaaaaatgaatgaatttgtACATGAATTGAAAAGAGCACAGAGTTCCAGAAATAATTCACAACAAGCTTTGTAAGAGTGAAATAGAGGCATAAGTACATAGACCACCTTAATTATAAACCTCTGAATGAATCGTAATAGAGGCATAAGTACATAGACCACCGTAATTATAAACCTCTGAATAAATCGTAATAGAGGCATAAGTACATAGACCACCTTAATTATAAACCTCTGAATGAATCGTAATATAGACATAAGTACATAAAGACCAACTTAATTATAAACCTCTGAATGAATCGTAATATAGGCATAAGTACATATACCACCTTAACTATAAACCTCTGAATGAATCGCAATATAGACATAAGTACATATCGACCACCTTAACTATAAACCTCTGAATGAATTGTAATATAGGCATAAGTACATAGACCACCTTAATTATAAACCTCTGAATGAATCGTAATATAGGCATAAGTACATAGACCAACTTAATTATAAACCTCTGAATGAATCGTAATATAGACATAAGTACATAAAGACCAACTTAATTATAAACCTCTGAATGAATCGTAATATAGATATAAGTACATAAAGACCAACTTAATTATAAACCTCTGAATGAATCATATCTTTGCGccaaaaaatattcattcaattcaGATTGCTAGCGGCATGGCGTTTATGGAAGAGAAGGAACTAATCCACAGAGATCTGGGTGCTAAGAATGTCTTAGTTGATGATAATTACAACATTGTCAAGGTGGCAGATTTTGGCTTGGCTCGGGTTATTGATGATGATGAATACAAAACAATGGATGGTAAGCTAGGATACCAGTAGCCACAGGAAGTCATACATGtgcatttttattaaaacaCTTTTACAAGCTAaaacattttgataattttatcttGTAAGAAGATAAATATAATGATCTGATTTCTAATAACAGCGGTTGGTTACAGATGAAAACAGGATGTGGTTTTCGTGACTTAGCTGGCTTCAGGTAATTAATCGATATATAGTCAGCGTATTCCACAAACTGTTGACTGTTTTTCAGGTACAAAGTTCCCCATTAAGTGGACAGCCCCAGAAGCTGTCTTGTATGGTAGATTCACCATCAAATCAGACGTCTGGTCGTTTGGAATTCTTCTGGTAGAAATTGTCACACATGGTCAGGTCCCATATCCAGGTTTGTCTAATCTATGTTTAGCTTTAACACTCTTGAGTACTTCACACTGACCCTGTTAGTTTTGTGACAGAAGGCAACTGGAGTGTGTGCATTTGTATTGGATGgcataattaatcaattgctTATGTGTAGGTAATCttgattaaatacatgtagtaatgattAATGTCATAACACGTGTACTGTACATAATGTACTTTCATTTCCCATTTGTCCTATGGGGaaccaggttagaataggtccacagtaacccttgcttgtcgtaaaaggcgactaaatgggacggttcatctgatgagaccgcaaaatccgaggtcccatgtcacagcaggtgtggcacgataaacatccctccctgctcaaaggccgtgagcgccgagcataagcctaaacggagcccttcgccggcaatggtgacttctccatatgtgtgaaatattctcgagagggactttaacaatatacaatcaattaataattttccattttatatgtaaacaacAGTTTATTATTGATCACTATCTCAAATTGTGCAGTGTTTTCAATATTTGCATGCCTAAAGTTAAATGTACTGCATGAATAGATACTTTAACTTTAGAAATGTAAATCTACACCAAAGGTTGACAAATGAATTAGAGATTTTCTTGCCCTTGAAATCTAAAATTTGAGGGGAAGGGTGgttttgtttgtctgtctgcAACTTTAACTTGGTCATAACTTTGAACTATACAAGatagaaaatttatatataatgacTTGAAAGATCAAGGTCATGACTGTAAAGATCATGAAAACTCAAGGGTATTCAAGAATGTCGTAGTCAATTTGCAATACCCATTCGGGGACATAGTGTTTCACTAACACATTTTTGACGTGTTTCTTGTATTTAAATGCAGCGAAATACTCATTATTCTTAGTACTTTGAATAGGTCGAATTTTTGGATAGTAGATATAGTCATAAGTAACACCTGTGCATAGTAGTTAGAATAGGTAGAAATTTGGTCAATatttattacaagaaatatctataaaaggatttgtaaaaaaaattctgggtGAAACCTGTTATTCAATTGTAACAGTCATTTGATTtaattactctctctctctctctctctctctctctctctctctctctctctctctctctcataaaacaTATTCTGTAAATTCAAGATTGATactagacttgctcaagtctctatgttggttttattactttatcatttcgtcCAAATACTGTATTTCAGAATTCTAATTatctgctctctaccatacttaaatgtcaccaaacatagatgtttggcattattaaaaagtattaaagagagcactgattattaaacatagagaaaCATAGCAAATCTAgattgatacatacatgtatgttacatgttttgatattaGGCCTACAGAATAGacgaaaataaagaattatcaaaaacaaattCTAGGAGAAAAAGATAGGTGGCTCCAATGAATTTGAAtagatattgatatcatttatGTGTTTATATAACCTCTTGAAGTAAAAAGGCAGTATTCAATATTTTCCATAGGTCACTTAACAACGACAAACAATTGCGATGTTTATATAGCTTTAAGACTTGATTCATTGCATATGCTTCCTGCATAAATTAAGTGTTTCAATTAACATGATTAGGTATACCTATGAACATGAATAGGTGTATGATCTGTATCCATTAATATGATTCAGTGTAACTATTCACATGAATACGTCTATGTATGAACATGATTAGGTATAACTATTAACATTATAATATGTATCTGTAGCATAAATAAGTATACCAAAAgctaagataacgaacagtgatcattttcataacttcaacaaggaatacaaaataaagagagCAAACCTACCAGAGGCCACACAccccgcgagccctatatcctaatcaggtagatggagtaatccgtagtcaaaatcagtgtgccaagaatggcttaacaatcggcatgaaacatgtcCAAAgcagttgacccaatgataggttatatgggcaaactagaccattataacgaccatagaatttgcaaaattctgcctgtaaacgagactgttgaacccctgtaatatcaacttgtttgtcagtagcctgcctcgatttaaaaacttatcatatacagaataagctcttgtgtatcagttgagagatataaacaccacatacaGATGACAATGTAATATTGCtatatagatatgggaagtagacggtggagaagctgaaatcatcccgtttgtcataaagttgagttgttagtttgccgttaatattccattttcaataaaatatccaagtacgaAACAAATGTGGAGGACTCCGTGATGtctttcatgcaaggtgaagataacgaacagtgatcaatttcataactccgataagcaatacaaaatagatagttgggcaaacacggacccctggacacaccaggggtgggatcaggtgcctaggaggagtaagcatcccctgttgaccggtcacacccgccgtgagtcctatatcgtgatcaggtaaacggagttatccgcagtcaaaatcagtgtgccaagaactgcttaacaatcggtatgaaacacgtcagacagcatttgacccaatgcgaggttgtattgacgaactacatcgttataacgaccatagaatttgcgaaatgctatcTCAAGTTCACAgggatgaaagatgaagataacgaacagtgattaatctcatatgaatgaaaatgattagtTAATagaaacgttgtcgatatatctacatgtagggttgaaggccacagcaagaatttttcttctgatgtagaaggtttttttttaataaactcTACTTCATCGAAATATGAAAAACAGGTCATTTTGGTGTATCTACTAAAATGATTAAAGGCGTTTGAATAAGAAATACTGTACTAAAACTATTAACATGATTAAGTGTATCTATTGACATGAATAGTTGTAATTATCAGCATGTACAGGTGTAGGTATCAACATGATTAAATGTATCTACttacattaaagggactgattcacgattttcctccaaattttgtttttaactttaaattatcaaaatctacagtctaatatgtttagaaggtttcacaataaaattaatgttattcATAATGACAGAAACTCATTAtaaagagtttattatttgttttgaaaacaaagattgaggtgtgttattgttttcgaagatttaaaataaatggatattgatccaagtttattatatatatcccatttcaagtatactttaggtaaaatgtgtcatttaaaagttaaaatttgtaattgtacaaaatgaagatgctttaaattacaaaattaacgcttcattattttgtttgtttacataaaaagactcgagtttgtttacataacacagaatcaaagctaaaatattgattgtatccttgcattcagatggtccaaattttggttgtcaactttaaatgagttatatttttaatttttaacatcaaaaatgaaaaatagttctttcgaaaaacgtgaaccagtccctttaatagtTGTAATTATTAACCTGTATAGCTGTATATATCAACATCTACtaacatgattgattgattgattgtatcttgcttaacgtctcgttcgagaaatttttcactcatatggaaatgtcatcaagactggtgaagggcttcaaatttaggcctttgctcggtcattgagcagtgagagttctttggCGTGTCGCACCTACTCTGACACGgggcatccatttttaaggtaatctccgaggacccgtgacattcacacctgatgtcgagcgtttggcgatggaactgtcactacctgttttaacgacttgcaTGTAGGTCTGTCGcgggcgggattcgaacctcggcccttccgcatgcggggcgaacgctctaatcTCTCGGCCACCGTGGCGGTCTCTACTAAcatgatcaaaatttgttactAAAATCTTCGATGAATAACAAATACTCACTACTAAAT encodes the following:
- the LOC125661566 gene encoding tyrosine-protein kinase Yes-like isoform X2, with the translated sequence MGACCAKKEQTNDLTTLAVPAHTPKLHKSSLRALYDYDARADDDLSFKKNDLLNLLDDSDPDWWFVSHANPNDSATKFEGYVPRNCVAMEDSLESYEWFWGCISKNESDRLLLSPRIEMGCFLIRESGTISGNYVLCVRDFDDAKGDIVKQYKIRKMDNNRGYYIAARRVMTSLPELINHYSGKWNKTTDVAIKTLKPGTMSKDAFLEEANIMKQCKHDKLVRLYAFCTEIEPIYIVTELMSRGSLLDFLRDDDGQNLKFRQLLDIAAQIASGMAFMEEKELIHRDLGAKNVLVDDNYNIVKVADFGLARVIDDDEYKTMDGTKFPIKWTAPEAVLYGRFTIKSDVWSFGILLVEIVTHGQVPYPGLSNLCLALTLLSTSH